The genomic region AATCGCATTCTGGAGGCCGAGGAGGATCGGCTGCGCCCGGCGTCATCGGGCGCGTCAGCGGCCGGCGAACTGAAGGAACTGATCGCCGCCCTGCTGGCCCGGCATCGTCGTGAGATCGCAAGGCCAGTCGATCATGACGCCGTCGAGGATTTGATCGTGATCAGCCGCGCCATGGTCGACCACGCGCTTCAAAACGACCTCTCGCAGGCTTCGGCCAGCCGCCGGGTGCTGCGCGCCATCGAGGGATATCTGTTCTGTCCGCGGCGGGACTTTTGACGCTTCCGGCTAGGCCGCTTCGCATACGCATCATGCAATGCCGCGGCTGGGGAACGGGATGCCGGCGTAGTACATGGCGGTCCCGGAGACATTTTCAGGCATGCTCGAGAAGACCCCGACCACCGCGGCAGCGATCACCGACGGACTGCCAGATGGGTTGCCCTGGGAGCGGCGACGCTGGGCGGTGGCCGCGATCTTCACGGCGCTGGCGATGGCCTCGCTCGATACCGCGATCGCCAATATCGCGCTGCCGGCGATCGCGAGCGATCTGCATGTCAGCCCTGCGGAAGTGGTCTGGGTCGTCAACGTCTATCAGATCGCGCTGGTCGCGACGCTGCTGCCGCTCGGCGCGCTCGGCGAGATCGTCGGCCATCAGCGAATCTATCTCGGCGGCCTGCTGCTGTTCACATTGGCGTCACTCGGCTGTGCGCTGGCGTGGTCGCTGCCGAGCCTGCTGGTTGCGCGCACCCTGCAAGGGCTCGGCGCCAGCGGCCTGATGAGCGTCAACACCGCGCTGGTGCGCTTCGTCTATCCGAGCCGGATGCACGGCCGCGGCTTCGGCCACAATGCGCTGGTGGTCGCGACCGCCTTTACGCTGGGGCCGACCATCGCCTCTGGAATCCTCGCGCTCGGCCCATGGCCCTGGCTGTTCGCCGTCAACATTCCCTTCGGCGTCGTCGCGTTGCTGATCGGCATGAAGACGCTGCCGACGACGCCGCGCGCCACCCACGCTTTCGATTTCACCGGCGCAGCGCTGGCCTGCGCCTGTCTCGGCCTCTTCATCATCGGCATCGGCAGCGCCGCGCACAAGGCTGCGCCGGCGCTCGTCATCGCCGAGCTGGTCGGCGCGCTGGTGATCGGCTGGATCCTGACCCGGCGGCATGCCGATCATCCGGCGCCGATGCTGCCGATCGACCTGTTCCGGCGGCCGATCTTCGCGCTGTCCGCCGCGACCGCCGTCTGCTCATTCGCTGTGCAGGGCCTCGCCTTCGTATCGCTGCCGTTCTACTTCGAGGACATATTGCACCGCTCGCAGGTCGAGACCGGCTTCTTCATGACGCCCTGGCCGCTGGTGGTCGCCTTCATGGCGCCGATCGACGGCCGGCTGTCGGACCGCTATCCGGCCGGCATCCTCGGCGGCATCGGCATGCTGCTGCTCGGACTTGGCATGGTGCTGCTCGCGACCCTGCCGGCCGAGCCCAGCGTCGCCAACATCGTCTGGCGCACGATGATCTGCGGCATCGGCTTCGGCTTCTTCCAGACCCCGAACATGAAGGCGATCATGTCGAGCGCGCCGTCGCATCGCAGCGGCAGCGCGAGTGGCATCGTCGCGACCGCGCGGCTGACCGGGCAGACCACCGGCGCCGCCCTCGCCGCGCTCTGCTTCGCGCTGGCCGATCGTGAGGGCGCGACCGTGGCGCTGGCGCTGGGTGCCGGATTTGCCGCGCTCGGCAGCGTCATGAGCTTCCTGCGCCTCGCGGTCGCTTCGCCGCAAAAGTCATGACAGGTATGCGGCGCGCACAGTCCGCGGCCAAACACCACAGCATCAACTTTCTTTCGCGCTGCGAGCGCATTTTCTTGATTTGAACCGTTCCAGTTTCAAGGCCAACATCGCCCCGCAGTCCGGTCGGAGGATCGGACCATTCAGGGGATCGCGATGGCAAACCTCAAAATCAACGGCAAGACAATCACAGTAGACGTCGAGGACGACACGCCACTGTTGTGGGCTATCAGAGAGAACGTCGGACTGACAGGGACCAAATACGGCTGCGGCATCGCCCAATGCGGCGCCTGCACCGTGCATATCGACGGCGTCGCAATGCGCTCCTGCGGCGTCACGGTGAGCGAGGCGGCCGGCAAGGAGATCACCACGATCGAGGGTCTCGCGGCGGGCGGCGTGATGCACAAGGTGCAGCTCGCCTGGATCGCCAGCGACGTGCCGCAATGCGGCTATTGCCAGAGCGGCATGATCATGGCCGTCGCGGCGCTCTTGAAGGACAATCCGAAGCCGACCGACGACGACATCAACGACGCCATCACCAATATCTGCCGCTGCGGCACCTTCCAGCAGGTGCGCGAGGCGATCCATGCTGCCGCGAACGCATAAGGACGCAGCGATGAACCAGCACGTCATGCCAAAACTGAATCGCCGCGCCTTTGTGATCGGCACCGCAACCGCCGGCGCCGGCCTCGCGCTCGGCCTCGATCTGCCGTTCGGCGGC from Bradyrhizobium elkanii USDA 76 harbors:
- a CDS encoding MFS transporter, with the protein product MLEKTPTTAAAITDGLPDGLPWERRRWAVAAIFTALAMASLDTAIANIALPAIASDLHVSPAEVVWVVNVYQIALVATLLPLGALGEIVGHQRIYLGGLLLFTLASLGCALAWSLPSLLVARTLQGLGASGLMSVNTALVRFVYPSRMHGRGFGHNALVVATAFTLGPTIASGILALGPWPWLFAVNIPFGVVALLIGMKTLPTTPRATHAFDFTGAALACACLGLFIIGIGSAAHKAAPALVIAELVGALVIGWILTRRHADHPAPMLPIDLFRRPIFALSAATAVCSFAVQGLAFVSLPFYFEDILHRSQVETGFFMTPWPLVVAFMAPIDGRLSDRYPAGILGGIGMLLLGLGMVLLATLPAEPSVANIVWRTMICGIGFGFFQTPNMKAIMSSAPSHRSGSASGIVATARLTGQTTGAALAALCFALADREGATVALALGAGFAALGSVMSFLRLAVASPQKS
- a CDS encoding (2Fe-2S)-binding protein, translating into MANLKINGKTITVDVEDDTPLLWAIRENVGLTGTKYGCGIAQCGACTVHIDGVAMRSCGVTVSEAAGKEITTIEGLAAGGVMHKVQLAWIASDVPQCGYCQSGMIMAVAALLKDNPKPTDDDINDAITNICRCGTFQQVREAIHAAANA